TTCGACTGAGCCAGCTTTAGGAACGACGAAATCGGTGGCCTTGTACTGGTCACCAAAAGCGTGACGACCAATGCAAATAGGTTGAGTCCAGCCTGGCACCAGACGAGGGATAGTTTTGCACAAGATGGGCTCACGGAAAACGGTGCCTCCCAAGATATTACGGATGGTTCCGTTCGGGCTGGGCCACATCTTCTTCAACTTGAactctgtaatttaaaaaaataagtatgtCCCTCAAACAAAATATGAGAAAGAAGTACCTTCAACACGCTGTTCATCAGGGGTGATGGTCTGTTGACGAACATAAAATCTTtagtttgaattcaatttgaatacaaaatagaaaatctgAATACATACAGCGCACTTGATGCCAACATTGTGTTTCAAGATGGCATAAGCAGCATCGAAGGTGACTTGGTCATCAGTCTGGTCACGGTAGGGAAGTCCAAGATCGTAGTAGAGGCACTCAATCTGTATTCAATTAAAAAGCAACAGTCAGCTATTTTACACACCCTTTCTTGCTATTTTAGGTTTTGGCAGCAGGTTAAAAACATGGAAGGCTGGCCATAAGCCACTGTCTCTGGCTATCAGCCAATTTAAGAATagttttaaattgtttcagaCTATACCTTTAAGTAAGGAAAGATCAGAGTTtccttgattttttcccaGATGATGCGAGTCATCTCATCACCATCAAGGTCGACAATTGGGCGTGCAACTTCAATCCTCTTTCCAGTTCCATCTTATacagaattcaaaaaaattgtgaataacAAACACagacaataacaaacaaatggcCGCAATGGCGccttgttatttaaaaaacgaaagtgCAGACAGTGACGTCAAAAAGTTAATCTTGGCTACGTGAGTGTCACGGGACTCCATCTGTTGGAGTATTATtatctcccccctcccctatAGGACCGTACGCTGTTTACCGAATCCCAGCCAAAaatccagttttcttttttcattgaaaaatgcACACGTGAAggaatttcataaaaaattcaaaacaacaatatCCCCACATCACATACATAACATAGCGAATCGTTTtgagaattaaattaaatttctactTTAGACTTGGTTACCGGTTCCATGTAAAAGATACGCTTTGTTTGAACAAGAGCTAGTAACCAAGTCGACGAAGGATAAAGGAAACAAGgatcacatttcaaaaagagaaaaaattcaaaagttaagctTACAGTTGCGGTTTTGAGTGGCAACAGCAGGGGCGCATACTTTAGTAGACGAAGTGCTTAGTTGTCCAAGCACTTTACCGattttagttaaatttcctgcCATCTTGACTGCCGGTGTATTTTTTCGAATGCCTTCCTTCTACCGTTGACCGTGTTCAAGTCCCGAAAATACTTGCACATCAGCTGCGTCGCCAACTTGGGCCCCACGGGGGAGGAGGGCGGATATTATGATGGGATAGAGGAGGGGTATAGTACAAAAAAGTGCACTACAGAGCCTCTGGTGGTCTagttcaaaattgattttaaaagtatttatttaaaaatagtttgatTCACAGTAAATTCTGAATCAGTACACACTTTTATTGCTCATTTGTTTCTAGTTCGGTGATTTAGTGATTTTCTAAGCAACTGTAAGTTTAAATCGGCGTTCAGGACTACCGGCAGGTGACCTTAAGTGACGATACGTGATCTGAATACGTGTGAAGATAACTGCGCAGTTGGCCAAGATCTACAAAGCGGTTTATTCCACTTAAATTCCTAATGAATAAAGGATAAGGCTTCACTGTACGGCTTCAGAACTATGTTTTGAGTAACGTATAAATTAAATACACGAGTTTCCGTTTACCCCAAATATTTGTCTTATCGACCTTTGGTTTTTCGATTACTTGTTGCGATGAGCGCAATACAGGTGAGAATATCTTCATAAAGGTAGATAGTCTTGCTTGGTAGTTGATTCCGATTTAGGTAATTTTATATGGTTCTTTGTCATTTATCTCTTTTGTTAAATGGCGCCTTGCCAAACAACTAGCGCCCCTAGCGCCCATACTCTGTAAAGAGCAAGTTCAACTACATACGCCTGTTCTCTGTTATCCTACTGCAGACTGCCGGGTCCAGGAGCAAAGATTCccggctctttctctctctccaagtTACTTCCATTTTTGTCTTACGCATTTGCGGCCGAGTAAGTTAATATTTTCTAGTTAATAACTAAATCGTCTTTACAAAGCGCTAGTTATTTCCCCTTGACAACGCAATTGTCGTCCATTATTGTAAATCACCTTCGTAGTCCACCCCCCCTTTGTCTGTACACCATTCCATACACTTATTAAACGACGATAGGGTTAAAggaatacaaatttcaatACATATTTTTCGATTGGTATTTTGCAAATCGTCGTTTGTTAATGATCACATGAGAAAAAGACGCAACGTAGTCGTATTATAAATAGCCTCTATTATTAGCTGTTCGGtggccatctagcggccattATTAACAGCTTTATCGATTGTACTTTGTTTACCTTTTCGTTAATCTTTTGAATTGAActattgaatttgtttgttcgATTGGAACAGATTTTGCTGATATGGCCAGCGTATTACGTGTTTCCTTAAACATCCAGGGGCAGGTCCAATCGCCCCTGCTCTGCTCGATTCGTGGGCTCCGCACTTATGCAAGACCACTCCGCAAGGACGCTAAGGATGCTAAGCCTGCTGAACCGATTAAAGGCATTCCTTACAAAAATCTATCCATCGGTGTACCCAAAGAAATTTGGACTAATGAACGAAGGTATAAATAATAGCagatgaaatgaaagaattcgAGAAGTAAGAAATTGCATGATATGCAATTCTAGAGTTGCTCTGACTCCTACTGTGACTGCGGCATTAGTCAAGAAGGGCTTCACTGTCAACATTGAATCAGGGGCTGGTATTGAAGCTCGTTTCCGCAATGATGACTATGCAGCTGCAGGAGGAAAACTCACTGACAAGAACACCGCCTTTAAATCTGGTAATATACGTCTTAACTGCTGTAgagaaatataattttaaaaaacatttttgttgttcagACATTGTTTTGAAAGTGAGACAGCCAGTGGAATCTGAAATTGGTTTACTGAAGGAACATGGCAACATCATATCATTCCTTTATCCTGCCCTTAACAAACCCCTGGTTAGCAAAATGGCTGAAAGGAAGCTGACGGCTTTTGGTAAAAAAGAACTATCTATTTATTAAGTTTACTGTTCTAAAGACAATTAAATTTCTTCACTAGCCATGGATTCTGTACCTCGTATCTCACGAGCACAGGTTTTCGACGCTCTCAGTTCAATGGCAAATATTGCTGGTTATAGGGCAGTAGTCGAAGCCGCAAACCATTTCGGTCGTTTCTTTACCGGCCAAATCACGGCCGCCGGTAAAGTGCCACCTGCTAAAATTCTAGTCATCGGTGGTGGTGTTGCCGGTTTGGCTGCCATTGGCCAAGCCAAAAACATGGGAGCCATTGTACGTGCATTTGACACCCGAGCAGCCGTGAAAGAACAAGTCGAGTCCATGGGTGCCGAATTTCTTGAAGTTAACATTAAGGTTCGAGATCTTAGGTTTCGTTGCCGGTTTACTGAGCTAATTTcaacgtttgaaaaaaaaattaaacaggaATCTGGAGACGGAGCTGGTGGATATGCCAAAGTCATGTCCAAGGAATTCATAGAGGCTGAAATGGCTCTGTTCGCCAAACAGGCCAAGGAAGTCGACGTTATCATCACCACCGCTTTGATTCCTGGTCAAAAAGCCCCAACCCTGATCACCAAGGCCATGATCGATTCCATGAAACCCGGCTCAGTCGTTGTCGACTTGGCAGCTGAAGCCGGTGGCAACATCGAGACCACCAAACCAGGAGAAATTTACACTTACAACGTGAGGATAGCAACTACTAAGCAATATGATTTCTTATCAACTGACCGAATGGACTCTCCTACAGGACGTAGTCCACATTGGCTTGACTGATTTCCCTAGCCGTCTGCCAACTCAAGCGTCCACTCTCTACGCCAACAACATTTCCAAATTCTTCCTCTCCATCGGCGAGAAAGATCACTACAACATCAACTTGGAGGATGAAGTTGTTCGCGGATCTATCGTCTTGAAGGACGGTCAACTCCTGTGGCCCGCACCACCTGTGGCCGTTTCCGCCCAACCTCAAGCGGCGGTACGTGGTTTATATAAACTCTGAATCATCAACAGTTGCCATAACCTAAGTAATCATCTCACAGGTTAAAGTTGCGGAAAAAGTAGCCCCTCCACCACCAGACTACTTCAACCTGACCCTTAAAGACGCTTTGGCGTACACGGGAGGACTTGGCACGTTGATGACACTTGGCATCAACGCTCCCAATCCCGCATTTACCACTATGACGACGACACTTGGCTTGGGCTGCATTGTCGGATACCACACTGTGTGGGGAGTTACCCCCGCCCTCCACTCGCCACTCATGTCCGTCACCAATGCTATTTCTGGTATTACCGCGGTGGGTGGTCTCCTCCAAATGGGTGGCGGTTATTTCCCATCCAACACTGCCCAGACTTTGGCTGCCAGCGCCGCTTTCATTTCGTCAATCAACATTTTTGGTGGCTTCTTGGTCACCAAGCGGATGCTTGACATGTTCAGGAGACCCAgtaagagaataaaaaatgaccaatcgaccattaaaaaacaacCCAACTCACgccattcttttgttttacagcTGACCCTCCCGAGTTTTACTATTTGTACGGAATTCCAGCCTCCGTCTTCCTCGGCAGCTACGGCTGGGGAGTACACATGGGATACCCTGAAGTACATCAGATGGCATACCTTGCATCATCCCTTTGCTGCGTTGGTGCATTGGCCGGCCTCAGCTCGCAAAAGACATCGCGTATTGGAAACATTCTAGGCCAGATTGGTGTCTCCGGTGGTATCGCTGCCACTTTGGGATTGATGAGCCCCAACATGGACACCCTCACCCAAATGGCTGCCTGCATGGGTGTCGGTGGTGTTCTCGGTACGACTATCGCCAAGAAGATTGAAATCACTGACCTTCCGCAATTGGTTGCCGCTTTCCACTCGTTGGTCGGTGCCGCTGCCGTCCTCACTTGCTTGAGTACTTACATCGTCGACTTCCCGCACTTTGCCACCGATCCTGCCGCCAATGTCATCAAGTCAGCTCTATTCTTGGGTACATTCATTGGTGGAGTCACCTTCAGCGGATCGCTCATCGCTTACGGAAAACTGCAGgtgggaaaagaaagattttgATTAGTAAATCGAACGTCAACTAACTTGATATTATTTTTGTCACAGGGTATGCTCAACTCGTCTCCCCTTCTGCTTCCTGGTCGTCACGCTTTGAACAGTGGACTTATGCTCGGCAATGTCGCTGCCATGGGCTACTACTTTTACGACCCCTCTTTCGTGGCCGGTATGTCAATGTTGGGAACCACCACAGCCCTGTCGACCATCATGGGTGTCACTTTGACCGCTGCTATCGGAGGAGCTGACATGCCTGTTGTCATCACCGTCCTAAACAGCTACTCTGGCTGGGCTCTGTGCGCTGAAGGTTTCATGTTGAACAACAACTTGATGACCATCGTCGGTGCCCTTATCGGCTCTTCCGGTGCAATCTTGTCCTACATCATGTGCAAAGCCATGAACCGCTCCTTGCCCAACGTTATTCTCGGCGGTTACGGTCAGTTCTAAGCAGAATGAAAACGTcaaaatcaattgtaaaaaccctcgtttctctttctcagGCACGTCTTCCACTGCCGGAGGTAAGCCAATGGAAATCACTGGCACTCACACTGAAGTCAACGTTGATGGCACTGTCGAGATGATCACCAATGCCAagaacatcatcatcactccAGGTTACGGTCTTTGCGTCGCCAAGGCTCAATACCCCGTCGCCGAAATGGTTGCCCTTTTGAAGAGCAAGGGAAAGAATGTCAGATTCGGAATTCACCCAGTCGCCGGACGTATGCCTGGTCAATTGAACGTTCTCCTGGCCGAAGCCGGAGTCCCCTATGATGTCGTGTTGGAGATGGAGGAAATCAACGATGACTTCAAGgtaacaattcatttttttttttttttttttttaatcaggattctaaatttaattttgtcttttcttccgGAAATAGGAAACCGACTTGGTACTCGTCATTGGAGCCAACGACACAGTCAACAGTGCCGCTGAAGAAGATCCCAATTCCATCATCGCAGGCATGCCCGTCTTGAAAGTGTGGCTGTCGCAGCAGGTCGTCGTCATGAAGCGTTCGATGGGCGTTGGTTACGCCGCCGTAGACAATCCTATTTTTTACAAACCCAATGCTTCCATGTTGTTGGGTGATGCCAAGAAGACTTGCGACGCTCTGCTCAGCAAGATTAAAGATCATTACGAATCGCAATAGGTCCTAACTTACTGTGCATCCCACATATTCGTTCCCTTCTCTCGTGTAGTTGATCAACTTCGTTTGAGCAGATAAGGAGCGACTGTGTGTTCCTTGtgttagaaaaaacaaatcaagtgcaaaaaaattacagtaaTGGTGGTGTCTTGATAAAAGAAGACACTAGTAccgaaaatacaaaaacacgTTGACCAACGTGCCTGTCACTCGCTAACGATGGCTGGCGGGGTAACGCAACAAtgtcttctcttctctttttttttactccccTAGCTCTGCGTCAGTGTGTGGCTTTGCTGTGTAAAGGTTAAGAAACTTGTATCTCTTTTTGCACGCACGGCGCTAATGGCCAGGAAAAATAGGAAGGATTAATGGGTGAGGGCAAGTAACCAGTTCCTCGAGTCTTTACTGCCTCCTTGTATCAGCAAATGACACTTGTCTCCGTCAAGATAGATACGAGACGAGAAAATAACGAGACGGTCGGGTTTCTAAGATATTACATTATCCCAAATATTTATTCCGATAACCGAAACTAGCGTTAGCAacgaattttctttgattctatTCAACggggcgggggggggggggaaaatGAACGGCCTGTGGTAAATTACGTGTCTTTAACTACTTGTCCCTTGCACACACCTGCGCTTCAATTCTGCGAAGTGCTCGGTCATTTGCATAACAATTAAATTCGTCTGGCGACTGTCAAGattgaaaacgaaagaaatcaTTCTTGTCGGCAATTCAGACGAATAAATCACGAggattaagatttaaaaactgctaaaatacTTGGTTAATCCACACGGATTACGGCGTAAatgtacattttaaaaaaataccacaATAACTCTTCCatcaatattatttgttttctgtcTGCTTCCttgattagatttttaattgaaggACTTGTGAGGATTGAATCAATCCAATACGCGGCCTCCTTGCgctgttcttctttttcgaccTAATACGCTGTACATCGGAATGCAATATGCCATTGGTTTATGCGTGCAGACCTACAGCTGATGGTGAACATGAAAAGAGAATTATAACCGTTATACTATTGACTACCTATTGCTATATTCTCGTTCTTTCTCGGGGAAATACACGGCGTCGGGAGTGAACTGCACGCGATAATCACATTAATTCTCCGCTGGATGGTATAGGTATCCCCCATCTCGAGTGAAGTCTATATGGACTTATAGGTCACCACGGAATGACTTGGAAACTTACGACCAATAAGATCGATCGACAATTCCGATCCGTGCGTTTCACCTTTTTGCCCGTCTATATAGTACGCCTATATCTAAAAACGCAAGTACATCCATTTCCCgaagtatttttaaaacaatctGCAAAATCCATGGGCGGAGTGTTTACAGTTTGACGCGTTTGAGATTTCAGAGGAACAGTCGAGcgtgaaaaacattttccgcACTCTTTTCTTGGCTGCGTGTTTCAGCTTGCGACGTCCGCCGTATGAGATCGTGACCGGCCGGAAGTTGGGAATCACCGACGGTCGATAAACAAACACGAAGACGACGAAAAGCGAAACGACAACGACTGTGGGATGGGCCGTAAATCGGCGAGGATGTACACTGAGAATGGCGAGTCAAGAGGTACACACATTGAATTCGGATGCGATGGGCGGAGTTTAACGAGTACTACTACGTAGACGATACcgggaaaagaggaaaagtgTCGGTAAACATGTCCATCGTCATTTGTTATAATGCCAGAGGCTGTGCTGCTCCACATATAgccgaaaaaagaatatctttTCCTGAAAGGAGAAacgtgaaatgaaaagaaacaatttttatttttttgtcgggaCGGCCCGGAGGCCGGAAGAGACTCACTCGGTTATAACGGTGCGCATGAAAAACGATTCTTTGCAATGATCGGATATCGTTCGATTAAGCCCCCCATCTCCCCTTTCCCccgttttatttctatttaaaaataaaaaaaaattcccattcGCTTAACTTTTCTGCCCTCTGAACTTCAAAAGATCTCAACTCGGTTCTTCCCGAAAACTAAGCCAATAATTCACCAACTACCCGAGGCGAATCGATAAAACGGGTGGATGATTTGGCAAATATTCCACGGTGTTGGCCCTTCCCAGAAATGGTGAGTCGCAACTCAACGATACGTGAAGTAATGttactatatacacacaagtagtatatacacatacacatacatGTTATGTCTGTTTCCCCCCCTTCCAAGTTTCAACAGAGCGATAATACGCCGGTGGTTTTGTAGCTAACGACACGCACATGAGCTGCTCTTCCCCTAGTCCTACCAGCCCATCAGGGCGGAATTGGACAGAGAAAAAACGGACGATGGCCAAGGCATCAAAGAATGGGTCCCCCCCCAACAAATGTATAAGGTACAGgccgaggaggaggaagaagagtgaGGAGAAATCGACGAGAGGACTAGAGGCTATATTGAAAaacgagggggggggggggcgtcgGCTATTTTCCAAAGGCCATCATTAGCGTCAGCAAAATTGCATGGCTCGGACACTGATCGATGAATGAAATATACACGCCCCAATagcctttttcatttttttttccaccctccTCCACACTATCTCGCTCTTACTTTCTATATTATCTaccatctctctcttcaaacgatttaagtttgtttttttttcttacccacTGCCGACGACGATAGTTCGAAAGTTATTGTGAAAAAAGGCAACGGCAATTTGAGAGAAGCAGAGCCGTCGAAAtggcaacaaataaaaaccccgTTGTAAACACCTAATATTACGCTCGGCGCTGGGATTCCGACACGCCATCGCCGCATATATAAAAAGCGATGAAATCAAATTCCGGGGGGCTCGTTtggacacacacatacaagttTTAGTAGTTAGTTCGCTATCATTTCTCCATCCATCATCAATCGACGATAAAGAATAGATCGATGGAGGAATATAgtggcagcagcacagcagcattCGACACCTCTCAGCCCAACGTTTTTCTTTCCGCCCGAATCTCAACAGCGAATCTCCTGCATCCGCTGCTGATTTCCTTTCTGTGATAAGAAATGAGAAAGGGTTGCAGCTGAGCTCTCACGCCAGTCGTCGGCGAGTGTAACGGCCTCAAGACAGAGATGATTACCATCTGGAATTGGGATCTATACGAGCTACAATTATTGCCAAAGAATCAAAGTTGTTTTATATCTCCCACCTCCCACAAGAAACGAAAGAGTTTTTCTAAATGTGTCTGCACATGGTGGACGATGGTGGACCCCATTCGTTATACTGCTCGCCTGCGTGCATGTGTGTAGTAATGTCGGTGCAGCAGCAAGGACCGGACACCGGTGAAATCGATCTTAATAatgacagagaaaaagaaaaaaaaaaacgaggcaGCAGAGAAAGCTGGGCGGAAGAGGTACGTACGCGAGCCGGGAGCTGCAGGCGGGCGGCCCCCTTTAATGCTTGGAGCATAGCCCGACATCGCCAACAATTACTAATACATAAGTCCTAGAAATAtaggatatatatatgtgtgtgtgggtccgTTTCTGGCATAGTGGAGGTCACAGTAGACCTATCCATGTCGGACATGATAAGACGGCATGACATTCGAGCTGCACGCCATGAGATTACTAACCTGATTATTGACCGTTTTCTTTTAGGTGGTTAGCGGTTAGCTGCCGGTTTGGGCTTGTCGTGTACATGGCAATCGGCTGCCGTGTGGATGCTCGGGTAACAAGGCAGCCGGATCACCTCTGCTGTTGACACCTTTCACGCAACCCCGACGGTTTCTCTTAGCCGTAACGAGGTAGGAAAAGAtggggcgaaaaaaaaagtaaagaagatATATAGCGGATCCTTCCGCAGTGTACATTTGGCCACTTTCCAGCCGGATCGCC
This window of the Daphnia pulex isolate KAP4 chromosome 5, ASM2113471v1 genome carries:
- the LOC124194026 gene encoding NAD(P) transhydrogenase, mitochondrial-like yields the protein MASVLRVSLNIQGQVQSPLLCSIRGLRTYARPLRKDAKDAKPAEPIKGIPYKNLSIGVPKEIWTNERRVALTPTVTAALVKKGFTVNIESGAGIEARFRNDDYAAAGGKLTDKNTAFKSDIVLKVRQPVESEIGLLKEHGNIISFLYPALNKPLVSKMAERKLTAFAMDSVPRISRAQVFDALSSMANIAGYRAVVEAANHFGRFFTGQITAAGKVPPAKILVIGGGVAGLAAIGQAKNMGAIVRAFDTRAAVKEQVESMGAEFLEVNIKESGDGAGGYAKVMSKEFIEAEMALFAKQAKEVDVIITTALIPGQKAPTLITKAMIDSMKPGSVVVDLAAEAGGNIETTKPGEIYTYNDVVHIGLTDFPSRLPTQASTLYANNISKFFLSIGEKDHYNINLEDEVVRGSIVLKDGQLLWPAPPVAVSAQPQAAVKVAEKVAPPPPDYFNLTLKDALAYTGGLGTLMTLGINAPNPAFTTMTTTLGLGCIVGYHTVWGVTPALHSPLMSVTNAISGITAVGGLLQMGGGYFPSNTAQTLAASAAFISSINIFGGFLVTKRMLDMFRRPTDPPEFYYLYGIPASVFLGSYGWGVHMGYPEVHQMAYLASSLCCVGALAGLSSQKTSRIGNILGQIGVSGGIAATLGLMSPNMDTLTQMAACMGVGGVLGTTIAKKIEITDLPQLVAAFHSLVGAAAVLTCLSTYIVDFPHFATDPAANVIKSALFLGTFIGGVTFSGSLIAYGKLQGMLNSSPLLLPGRHALNSGLMLGNVAAMGYYFYDPSFVAGMSMLGTTTALSTIMGVTLTAAIGGADMPVVITVLNSYSGWALCAEGFMLNNNLMTIVGALIGSSGAILSYIMCKAMNRSLPNVILGGYGTSSTAGGKPMEITGTHTEVNVDGTVEMITNAKNIIITPGYGLCVAKAQYPVAEMVALLKSKGKNVRFGIHPVAGRMPGQLNVLLAEAGVPYDVVLEMEEINDDFKETDLVLVIGANDTVNSAAEEDPNSIIAGMPVLKVWLSQQVVVMKRSMGVGYAAVDNPIFYKPNASMLLGDAKKTCDALLSKIKDHYESQ